Proteins co-encoded in one Acipenser ruthenus chromosome 3, fAciRut3.2 maternal haplotype, whole genome shotgun sequence genomic window:
- the LOC117395007 gene encoding C-C chemokine receptor type 3-like, producing the protein FYLVFFLSLIGNGLVLCALVRYEDLKKVTNIFILNLAISDLVFAFSLPFWAFYHSYHWIFGDFMCKLLSGMYFIGFYSCMMFLMVMTIDRYLAVVHAVSTTRIRRTWHACLASAVIWFISIAAAIPEMILTDTVKDIDGNYMCEETTFSEEKKVTLQLLGYYQQIVFFFLLPFAVIVYCYCRILKTVVTCRIRRKYKAVKLILTIVVVFFLCWAPYNLIILLMSLKLLEVSPLTECDVGIMLNYSFYICRNIAYFHCCLNPWFYVFAVVKFQRHLTSLSRCSFSHYRFREPNLSSLNSAPRSSIMSDKL; encoded by the coding sequence TTCTACTTGGTCTTTTTTCTTAGTCTAATTGGAAATGGTCTGGTTTTGTGCGCTCTTGTGAGATACGAGGACCTTAAAAAGGTAACAAACATATTTATTCTAAACTTGGCCATCTCTGACTTGGTGTTTGCCTTCTCTCTCCCATTCTGGGCATTCTACCATTCATACCATTGGATCTTTGGAGACTTTATGTGCAAACTCTTGAGTGGAATGTATTTTATTGGCTTCTACAGCTGTATGATGTTTCTAATGGTGATGACTATTGACCGCTACCTGGCAGTGGTTCATGCTGTATCTACTACGAGGATAAGGAGAACATGGCATGCCTGTTTGGCAAGTGCTGTCATCTGGTTCATCAGTATAGCAGCTGCTATCCCAGAAATGATCTTAACTGATACAGTAAAGGACATTGATGGGAACTATATGTGTGAAGAAACAACATTTTCAGAGGAGAAGAAAGTTACTTTGCAGTTGCTGGGATATTATCAgcaaattgtgtttttctttttgcttccATTTGCTGTTATTGTGTACTGCTACTGCAGGATTTTAAAGACGGTGGTTACCTGTAGAATAAGGAGGAAATACAAGGCTGTGAAACTAATATTAACCATTGTTGTAGTATTCTTTCTATGTTGGGCTCCATATAACCTAATTATATTACTTATGTCACTTAAGCTGCTTGAAGTATCTCCATTGACAGAATGTGATGTAGGCATAATGCTTAACTACTCCTTTTACATCTGTCGCAACATAGCTTACTTTCACTGCTGCCTCAATCCTTGGTTTTATGTCTTTGCTGTGGTGAAGTTCCAAAGACACTTGACTTCTCTATCAAGATGTTCCTTTTCACATTATAGATTTAGGGAGCCTAACTTAAGTTCTCTAAACAGTGCACCTAGAAGCTCAATAATGTCTGACAAACTATAA
- the LOC117394316 gene encoding chemokine XC receptor 1-like — METYNYTGDYSGDTDYEDESCNKEDVQNFGAIVTPILYTLVIVLSLIGNLLVLWILVKCENLKSITNIFILNLAVSDLLFTFSLPFWAFTYTYRYGWVFGGDMCKVIQATFYGGFYSGILFLTMMTIHRYIAVVHPLYDLGSRKSCYGITATVVIWLVSILAVVPVIYFNEVKAEQSDSNVMTCDYHTHPWKQIGAYQQNVFFLVAFSVIIYCYFRILKKLLQSKTHKRYRTVKLIFSIVVVFFFGWAPFNVVIFLRTLVHFDIQYFTDCTVSKHLDYALYICRKIAFFHCCLNPVFYAFVGVKFRNHLKTLLQKCWFYKNTEEQPMTPTRVRFSSHGEGSIY, encoded by the coding sequence ATGGAAACTTACAATTACACAGGAGACTATTCAGGAGATACAGACTATGAAGATGAAAGTTGCAATAAGGAGGATGTTCAAAACTTTGGAGCCATTGTAACACCCATTCTTTACACCCTGGTTATAGTTTTGAGCCTCATTGGGAATCTGTTGGTCCTGTGGATCCTggtaaaatgtgaaaatttgaAATCAATCACAAACATTTTTATTCTAAACCTTGCTGTCTCAGATTTGCTTTTCACATTTTCGTTGCCTTTTTGGGCTTTTACCTATACATACAGGTATGGTTGGGTCTTTGGAGGAGATATGTGCAAAGTCATACAAGCTACCTTTTATGGTGGtttttacagcggtatactttTCCTGACAATGATGACTATCCATCGCTATATTGCAGTGGTTCATCCACTATATGACCTAGGGTCAAGGAAGAGTTGTTACGGCATCACAGCAACAGTGGTCATTTGGCTTGTCAGTATTTTAGCAGTAGTGCCTGTAATATACTTCAACGAAGTAAAAGCGGAACAATCGGATAGTAATGTTATGACCTGTGACTATCACACACACCCATGGAAGCAAATAGGAGCATAtcagcaaaatgttttttttttagttgccttttctgttattatatactgttatttcagAATACTTAAGAAATTACTTCAGTCCAAAACACATAAGCGTTATAGAACAGTTAAACTCATATTCTCTATTGTGGTTGTCTTCTTTTTTGGGTGGGCCCCTTTCAATGTTGTTATCTTCTTACGGACACTGGTACATTTTGACATACAATATTTTACAGACTGCACAGTGAGTAAACACCTTGATTATGCATTGTATATTTGCAGAAAGATTGCCTTTTTCCACTGTTGCCTCAACCCAGTTTTTTATGCCTTTGTGGGAGTGAAATTCAGAAACCatctgaagactttgttgcagaaATGTTGGTTCTATAAGAATACCGAAGAGCAGCCAATGACTCCCACTCGAGTTCGTTTCAGCTCTCATGGAGAAGGCTCAATTTACTGA